One Rossellomorea aquimaris DNA window includes the following coding sequences:
- a CDS encoding DNA ligase D produces MKPMLPTLYDDLPENEDWLYEVKYDGFRGILYVHSENQISLQSRNGRELLPHFPEIEEQIKTLLNERDLPTPFILDGEIAILRSSFSSEFFELQVRGRTRNKQRIDHAAAGRPVKFLAFDLLQYGKKSFAPEAYLTRKEKLKEVFTFLQLPLEPSPSRPSSLQMVPYFKDSHEIWELVEKDEGEGVVAKRKNGKWEAGKRGTSWVKSKNWKYCHCFITALDETNDYFHIGVFDNEKIIPIGSFHFGLSREEKKTLKAMIKKNSTKNEQSIYYIDPAIIVEISYLNWYEGQLREPHFRRFLFSIPPESCTMEKFMLDEASLPRGVEITHPNKELFQKVSMTKLDYVRYLRRMSVAILPFLQDRPLTCIRFPHGLFGESFYQKNTPDYAPSFIERYKEDNIDYTVCNNLETLIWLGNQLALEFHIPFQRTKDTSVNEVVFDLDPPSRDQFSLAVKAASIMKELFDRLNLHSFVKTSGNKGLQVYIPIPPGYTWKDTGLFTEFIAHYLVTNYPEDFTIERLKKNRKGRLYVDYIQHGEGKTIIAPYSLRGNEDALVATPLWWYEVNEDLHPEHFTIDVVLQRFQQMGCPFTKFEWVKEFQPFDNVIQFLKQQSNDKKKSVPKA; encoded by the coding sequence ATGAAACCGATGCTTCCTACCTTATATGATGATCTCCCTGAAAATGAGGACTGGCTATATGAAGTGAAATATGATGGATTTCGCGGAATTCTCTACGTTCATTCTGAGAATCAGATAAGTCTTCAAAGTCGAAACGGGAGGGAATTGCTCCCACACTTCCCGGAAATTGAAGAACAGATTAAAACTTTACTCAATGAGAGAGACTTACCTACCCCTTTCATTTTGGATGGAGAGATTGCCATATTACGCTCTTCCTTCAGCAGTGAATTCTTTGAATTGCAGGTAAGAGGCAGAACGCGCAATAAGCAGAGAATCGACCATGCTGCAGCCGGGAGACCCGTTAAATTTCTGGCATTCGATTTACTTCAGTATGGGAAGAAATCATTTGCCCCCGAAGCTTACCTTACAAGAAAAGAAAAATTGAAAGAGGTTTTTACCTTTCTTCAATTGCCGTTAGAACCGTCCCCTTCTCGCCCTTCTTCCCTTCAAATGGTCCCCTATTTCAAGGATTCGCACGAAATATGGGAACTTGTAGAAAAAGATGAAGGTGAGGGTGTTGTCGCCAAGAGGAAGAATGGTAAGTGGGAAGCGGGTAAACGAGGTACGAGTTGGGTTAAATCCAAGAATTGGAAATACTGTCACTGTTTTATTACTGCGTTGGATGAAACGAACGATTACTTTCACATTGGCGTTTTCGATAACGAAAAGATTATTCCTATTGGATCATTTCACTTTGGTCTTTCTCGTGAAGAGAAAAAAACATTAAAAGCAATGATCAAAAAGAATAGTACGAAGAATGAGCAATCCATTTATTACATAGACCCTGCTATAATCGTGGAAATTTCATATTTGAATTGGTATGAGGGTCAACTGAGAGAACCACATTTTCGTCGATTTCTATTCTCCATTCCTCCAGAATCTTGCACAATGGAGAAATTCATGCTGGACGAAGCATCCCTTCCGCGTGGGGTTGAAATCACTCATCCAAATAAGGAATTATTTCAGAAAGTCTCAATGACTAAGCTTGATTACGTTCGGTACCTTCGGAGAATGTCCGTCGCTATTTTGCCTTTCCTGCAGGATAGGCCATTGACTTGTATTCGTTTTCCACACGGGCTCTTTGGTGAATCATTTTATCAAAAAAATACGCCTGATTACGCCCCTTCATTTATTGAAAGGTACAAGGAGGACAACATCGACTATACGGTATGCAATAACTTGGAGACATTGATTTGGCTTGGAAATCAGCTTGCATTGGAATTTCACATTCCTTTCCAAAGGACGAAGGATACATCTGTCAACGAAGTGGTCTTTGACTTAGATCCACCCAGCAGGGATCAATTCTCCCTGGCGGTTAAAGCGGCTTCCATTATGAAAGAACTATTCGACCGACTCAACCTGCATAGTTTTGTGAAAACGTCAGGAAATAAGGGACTGCAAGTGTATATTCCCATACCACCGGGATACACATGGAAGGACACCGGCTTGTTTACTGAATTCATTGCACACTACCTTGTGACCAATTATCCCGAGGATTTTACGATCGAGCGTTTAAAAAAGAACCGAAAAGGCAGGTTATACGTGGACTACATTCAGCATGGAGAAGGGAAAACCATCATTGCTCCCTATTCGTTAAGGGGGAATGAGGATGCTTTAGTCGCGACTCCCCTCTGGTGGTATGAAGTAAATGAGGACCTCCATCCAGAACACTTTACAATAGATGTTGTTTTGCAAAGGTTCCAGCAAATGGGTTGTCCCTTTACTAAATTCGAATGGGTAAAAGAATTTCAGCCATTTGATAACGTGATCCAATTTTTGAAACAGCAATCCAACGACAAAAAAAAGAGTGTCCCAAAAGCTTAG